The DNA region GACTTGGAATAACACGACCGTTCGGACATACAAGAGGTGCACATGGATGCCTTGCGGTTAGCACGCACTTGCCTTCCTTGCGGGCAAGAAAAAGAGTAGCGTGGTAATTAGGAACGTTCTTGGGACGATTGTAATGCATGTGAAGGAAGTACCAGCTTTTAGGGCGGTGTATTACTCCGCCGCCAAGTTCAAAAACTTCTTTTTTTGTTGTATCCACTTCTATCCATCCTCTATTAGGGTTAAAAACTTCGGTAACTACGTGCCCCCAGCGTTCGTTGACCTTTTTGATTTTGATACGTGTGTTAAGGCCAACAGCCCTAAGCAGTGATGCAGTTAGGACCGCAAAATCGTCGCAATCGCCTATACCGTACTCCAGCGTCCGAACGGGGCTTTGGAATACTTCCGTGCGTGGCGGGTCGTTGACGTACTTGACGTTTCTTCTTACGAACTCAGCAATGCGGGCTATATAGCAGTCGTAGTTTTTCTCTTTACACGGCCTAATTATTCCAGCTACAAGGGAACGGATACGAGGGTGGAGTGCATACTCACGGGAGAGCTCCTCTAAGATAGCTAAGCTCTGGTCGTTAGAGGTAAGGCGTATCCTGTAAGCCTCTGGAAACTTTGAAACCTTCTCAGGTTCTACTCCTAAGCTGGCCAGTTTCCCGTAGTCCACGCTACCCTCCCAATCGGGGGAAGGGTAGCACGGAAAAATGCACGTTTTGCTAAGTTTTGCACGTTGACGTGCAAAAAAGTGAATTACGTGCAAAAAAGAACAATTCGTGCATAGGTATTACAGATTCCGCAGTTGGTATTAAAAGGTGCTAAGCGGGCACGATGGACCATCAGGGTGAGTGTTACGCTCCGACGGTTTCAAAAAGAGGGAGCTCCATTGCAGGATTCAAGGCCTTTAGAAATCTTCTTAGCTTTTCTTCACTCCAAAGAGGTAACGAGGAATCTAAGCTATCGGCATTGGCCTTGATGGCTTCTCTCACCTTTTTCACTGAGCCCGCTCTTGCGTAGTGGAATTTTCGGCCAAGTGAGTGAGCTAAGGAGCTCCACATAGGAGCTGTTTTCTTAAACTCATCCGTTCCGCCTAAGAAGAGGCCTCTAATTTGAGGGTAGCTAATAAGGACTTCTTTGACCTCTTCAACGGACATTCCATCTTGGACGGCCAAATACCACGGGAATGGTATATAACGGAGCTCCTTCTCCAGCCAATAGATAGAGAGCTCCAGAGAACGCATTCCGCCGCCTACAACGTCCGGGAGAACGGCCAAATAAGGAAGGTGGAAGGCTTCGGCTATCTTGATGGCCTTCTCCAAGTTCCGTCTATAGCGGTCTGCATCAAATTCTTTCCCTTTAAGGAAGTCGCCGTAAGCTCCGTTGTCAAAACCCCATCTTTCAGCGGGATAGGGTCGTATTGGCTTTTCTATGAACATTCGGCCTATTCCGTATTTCTGGAAAAGTCTTACAAGTCGTGAGCTCCTCGTGTCGCCTGTAAGCACTACAGGCCTTTTTTGCTTTTCAATCTTCCATTTCAGAAACGGATTGAGATGCAAAATACCATCTTTGACATTGTAGAGAATGAAACTTCCGTGAGCTCCCTTCCCGTCAGGATGGATAGGATAGTCAACGAGTATCACGTTCCAAACAACAATGTAGTAAATTCCTCCCTTAAGAGCCTTTTCCAGTTCCTTAATCATCAAGTAGAAGAGGGGAAGGGGTTTTCTGCCCTCAAGGACTCTCTTCCCGTGAAAGCGTTTAATCGTCTCCCATGCTACACGGATACGCTCAAAGCCGTCTTCAAATACCACATTAAGCTTGGCTTTACTTTTTTCAAAAGGAAGTTCCAACATTTTAGCCTTCTCCTTTGCTTTTTTTATGAGCTCGTTTGCTTTTTTTATGAGCTCGTCCAAGCTGTAATCTACGTGGAATCTTCCCGGAACTGCCTTGTCTAACTCTCTCATCTCTTTTAGTCGTTTTTGGGAAAAAGGGTCTCCTCCTAATGCTTTCTGAATTACTTGAACGATTTCTTTTCTTGATAGAAAGCAGGGGTAGCAACCTACTCTTTCAAAATCCTGATAGAGGGGATTTAAGGGGACGCCTCTTTTACGTAGTTCCCTAAAGACTTCTTCTTTTGTGAGGTCCTTAATGGGGTAGTAGAAAAGGATGTCAAAAGGATACTTTTCCCCGAATCTCGTTT from Phorcysia thermohydrogeniphila includes:
- a CDS encoding transglutaminase-like domain-containing protein; translated protein: MDYGKLASLGVEPEKVSKFPEAYRIRLTSNDQSLAILEELSREYALHPRIRSLVAGIIRPCKEKNYDCYIARIAEFVRRNVKYVNDPPRTEVFQSPVRTLEYGIGDCDDFAVLTASLLRAVGLNTRIKIKKVNERWGHVVTEVFNPNRGWIEVDTTKKEVFELGGGVIHRPKSWYFLHMHYNRPKNVPNYHATLFLARKEGKCVLTARHPCAPLVCPNGRVIPSPNKLCQRKHYKPHHKPLLRPYHPARADRPVRPVRHTSSLQRHITTTKAVEKTTKGAHKEGSFPWWALIAGGAVVYALW
- a CDS encoding phosphoadenosine phosphosulfate reductase family protein produces the protein MSSFVFERVCFVSVSGGKDSTLTLALALEKYKDTDVPVVPVFCDTKWEHPETYRYLEELERFFAIRIHRIEAFKGGLPALIRKKGVFPSPRRRYCTQILKTEAQRKFYESFYFSFPFRLAEVWIGIRKEESIARRNTEDFLLKAGQKTRFGEKYPFDILFYYPIKDLTKEEVFRELRKRGVPLNPLYQDFERVGCYPCFLSRKEIVQVIQKALGGDPFSQKRLKEMRELDKAVPGRFHVDYSLDELIKKANELIKKAKEKAKMLELPFEKSKAKLNVVFEDGFERIRVAWETIKRFHGKRVLEGRKPLPLFYLMIKELEKALKGGIYYIVVWNVILVDYPIHPDGKGAHGSFILYNVKDGILHLNPFLKWKIEKQKRPVVLTGDTRSSRLVRLFQKYGIGRMFIEKPIRPYPAERWGFDNGAYGDFLKGKEFDADRYRRNLEKAIKIAEAFHLPYLAVLPDVVGGGMRSLELSIYWLEKELRYIPFPWYLAVQDGMSVEEVKEVLISYPQIRGLFLGGTDEFKKTAPMWSSLAHSLGRKFHYARAGSVKKVREAIKANADSLDSSLPLWSEEKLRRFLKALNPAMELPLFETVGA